ATAATCGCATGAAGTTCAGACATCGTAGTTGTCGAGACATAGGGTTTAATCAGCAAAGGCGCTTCTGTCGAACCGACAAAAATATTGGCGGCTGCGCTCAACGTTTCCGATCCCGAAGTTTTCAGGGTATATTGCATGAACCGAGCGATCGCCTGTACCATGCGCGGTAAAATTCCATAGTAGTAAAGCACACTAATAAAGGCCGAAAAGAAAATTACCGTCGGCAACACCCGAAAGGCAAAAATATATACCTCATTGTTCACCAACTGGGACGAAAACACAAACTCAGACCCCACATCCGAAAATTCTAAAAACGTCTGGATGCGATCGCCTAAAAAGCGGAACAGAGCCAAGCCGAACGGAACCTTTAGAATCAGCACCGCTAAAACAAACTGTAAACCCAATCCCATAGCTACGACTCGCCAGCGCACTGCCGGACGGTTAACCGAGATGCCATAGGCAAAGGCGACAAAAAAACCGAGTCCCAATACAGAAATAACACGTTCCATTACTGAAGAGCCTATTTACTTTATAGTAAATATTAAACGCTAGTTACTATGCCCCGTCGCGATCGCTATCATGATATTGTCAGAAATGCTCTAATCAAAGAGGGCAGGACAATTACTCACGATCCGCTTATTCTAGGGGATCTTGAACACCGAGTTTATCCCGACCTCGGCGCTGAAAAACGAGCAAGCGATCGCCAGTCCATTAATCTTGCTGTTGAAATTAAAGTCTTTGGCAATATTGGGCAGATTTCAGAACTGGAAAAAGCAATTGGACAATATGTTTTGTATCGTTCTATTTTACAAAGAAGTAGATCTACCCGCCAGCCTTATCTGGCTATTAGCTCAACCATCTATCAACAACTCTTTCAGAAGACCATTATCCAGAATCTAATTGAAGATGAAAAGATTCGTCTCATTGTATTTAATCCAGATTTGGAGGAGATCGAGCAATGGATCGACTAGAGAACTATCGTCATATTATTCGTACCGTTTTAGCCGAACATCTGGAATGGTCGAAATCAAGGGATATTGACGAAACCATCGCTATTTGCGACGAAGAAACGGACAACTATCTGCTGATGAGTGTGGGTTGGAATGGAGATCGCCGCATTCACGGTATTCTGGCTCACCTACGTATCATTGATGGGTTAGTTCATCTCGAACAGAATAATGTAGAATACTTTGCTGAAGATTTAGTTGAGCAAGGAATTCCTGAAGAAGTCCTGGTTCCTGCCTTTTGCTCTCCTCCAACCAGAGAGGCGATCGCTATTCCCAACGACCTGCGGGGGGTGTAAGTATCCGTCATGGGGGCAATTTTCAATTGACTTCGATCTAAATGATATATAATAGAATGCTTGGCTTAAATCTCTAAACATATTTCTAACTCCTAAATACTGCACCTATGAAACTGCCTATCGTTGCCATTATCGGCCGTCCCAATGTCGGCAAATCTACCTTGGTTAATCGGTTAGCCAAAAGACAAGAATCGATTGTGTTTGATGAACCGGGAATTACCCGCGATCGCACCTATCGTTACTGCTATTGGCGCGATCGCGATTTTCAAGTCGTCGATACCGGGGGACTACTCTTCCATGACGATACCGAATTCTTGCCCCTAATTCGCGAACAAGCTCTATTAGCTTTAGCTGAATCTAGCGCCGCCATTTTCCTCGTCGATGGTCAAACTGGGCCTACCCCTGGAGATCTGGAAATTGCCCAATGGTTGCATCAACAATCGATCCCCGTTATTTTAGCGGTGAATAAATGTGAATCTCCAGATCAGGGACTGATTCAAGCCGCCCAATTTTGGGAATTAGGACTAGGCGAACCCTATGCTATTTCCGCCATTCACGGCAATGGAACGGGGGATCTTCTGGATGCTTTACTGCCTCACTTACCGGTGATGGAAAACTGGGAAGAATCCACAGAAACCAAAATCGCCATTGTTGGTCGTCCCAATGTGGGTAAATCGAGTTTACTCAATGCCTTTTTAGGGGAAAAACGGGCGATTGTTAGCCCCATTTCCGGAACCACTAGGGATGCTATTGATACCGTAGTCGAACATGAGAGCAAAACCTACCGCTTGATTGATACTGCTGGCATTCGCAAGAAGAAAAATGTGGAATACGGGCCTGAATTTTTCGGGATCAATCGTGCTTTTAAAGCCATTCGCCGCTCTGATGTGGTATTGCTGGTCATTGATGCGATCGATGGCGTTACCGAACAAGACCAAAAATTGGCGAACCGCATTACTGAAGATGGCCGCGCTTGTGTGATTGTGGTGAACAAATGGGATCAGGTGGAAAAAGACAGCTATACCATTTTGCACTACGAACAACAGGTGCGCGATCGCCTCTACTTCATTGACTGGTCAGAAATGATTTTCGTCAGCGCTCTGACGGGACAACGGGTTCCCAAAATTCTGAAGTTAGTCGATAATGCCGTCAGCGAACATAAACGCCGTGTTTCCACTTCTGTTGTTAATGAAGTCCTGCAAGAAGCCATCAGTTGGCACACTCCCCCCACCAACCGGCAAGGGAAACAGGGCAAAATTTACTATGGCACGCAAGTCAGTAGCCAACCGCCAAGCTTTAGTATTTTTGTCAACGATCCCAAACGGTTGGGAGAAAACTACCGTCGCTATATAGAAGGGCAAATTCGCAAACAACTGGGATTTACCGGTACACCCATTCGTCTCTTTTGGCGAGGCAAAAAAGCCCGTGAGTTGGAAGCAACAGGAGCCAACCGAGCCATCCGAGTTTAAGATAGCGTTGTGCGCTAGGGAATAGGGATAAGAATACAGGATTAATGCATTCCTGTTCATTTGCTGCCCATTTATGCAAGAGGTCTATTGTTCATCGAACCTCCAAGAGTGCCCCTTCTTGTACCTCTTCCTCAATATTGGTTTGAGCGACTAAGCCATTACGAGATCTTACCCTTACTTTTCCTTTGCCATCAATACCAGTCAATACCATGGATGGATTCACTTTCCGTAAATCAACGCCTCCTAACCAGACTTGCGCCATATTTTCTCTGACTTCAGTGACGACGGCTTGAGCGGGGGAGGTTGGGGTTTCAATAGACTTCTTGCAGAAGGTGAGGGAATAGGGAATTAGGGAATAGGGTTGTGGTACATGGCTTTGGTGTTGCACTTTTCCATGGCTAATCCATCAAGCAGATAAGAGCGATCGCGTGGAGCCAGAAACCGGGTTTCTATCAGGATCTTGGCTAATGTTCTCAAGGTAGGGAGAAACTCGGTTTCTTTGTTGAGGGCGATCGCCTTGTCTACCCTAGAGTTGGGGCGATCGCTATACTGAATCATGATGCTGTGAGTAGTGAACGAGTGGTTAAAATATCGTTTCTGGTTAAGGATTTTATCGCAGAGATGGGAACTGTGATCACTTTGATCGATTCACCCACTGCGTTGAAAACTTCCAGGATACAACCGGTTTCTCCGCCGTCGGGGTGGGGAATAAAATCGATCAGGGTGGCGATATCTCCTTGATACATTTCATATTTGGGAACGTCTTGGATTAAGGCAATTTCTTGATAGAGTTCTAGATTCATGGCTTTATTCTCGATAAGGTTTTAGAGTGACAAAATAAAATTGACTATCAATGGCTCGTTTTAGCCAAATGGTAACCACCAGTAATTTACAATAATTTACTCCTTCTAGTTCACCGATAACTTTATAATATGTACCGTATTCATCGGTAATATCTTCCTTGGCTTCATTTTCTTTAATGAAGTTTTGAATGGCAGTTTTTAAATCTTGCCAGTTTTCTAAGTAAAATCCTCCTTGGGCTAAATACTTGGATTTGTCATTTCTCTGTTTCAAGATCAAGAGATATTGGGTTAATTTAGGATCGGGAATGATTGCATCTTCTGGTATCTTCATCGCTCTTTGGTTCAGGTTCTCAAGGTAGGCACAAACCCGGTTTCTTGTTGGTGGCGATCGCTATACTTTGTTAGCCCCCTCTCCCGTGAGAGCGGGTTGGGGGTGAGGGCTGCGATCGCCTTTTTAATTGAGTTTCAACCAGCCGAAAATCTGCTCTATGGTTAAGTCTAACTCAAGTCCGGCTAGGGTTTGGGGGCGATCGCTACCTGTGAGCCATTCGGGAGAGCGATCTCTAAACGAACACCGCAATTCAGGAAAAGCATAAGCAATTTTGTCCGGTTCTGCTTGTTCATTAATTGCGTTGCACAACCTCAGTTGTAATCGACTATGTTTCCCTTTTGGCATCGGTTTTTGGATAATCTCTCCATTGATATATTCGCTCGCAGGTTTAGTTTCCGGGCACTTGAGAAATTTAGATAAATTCTTGACTTGTAGAAGAGTAATAGTCATAGTGTTCCCCTATCGTTAGGAAGGGTAGAGTGGGGAATAAAATCGATCGGGGTGGCAATATCTCCTTGATACATTTCATATTCTGGAATGTCTTGGATTAAAGCCATTTCTTGATATAGTTCTAGATTCATGTTTTTTAGGTTTATTGTACACCACTTGTAGGCTTCTTTGGCGATCGCTACCCTAAAAAGATATCGCAGAGTTGGCAAGGTACGGTTGGCCGTTAATCTCTGAAAAGCAGTTGAAGGCGATCGCAATTGGCTTGGTCGTCGAGAAATTCTCAACCATTATCAGGTAATTTATGAATCGCGATCGCTTCTATCTGCTTGACATTGCCCAAAATGGCCAAGATATCAAGGTTCTATTACCAGTAGAATGAGGAGTAATAGCGATCGCGTGGAATTAGAAACTGGGTTTCTATCAGGATCTTGGTTCAGGTTCTCAAGGTAGGGAGAAACCCGGTTTCTTTATCGATGGCGATCGCGAATGGTAAAATTGGCAGTCTGCGACGATCGGCGACTGAAGACTTACTGAAGACTTACTGAGGCAATCGATCAAACCATAGTAGGATAAGCTATCAACGCATCCTACTCGCTATTCATCACTGTATGCCAACATGGATTTACTGCGATCGCTCCCTATTGGTCTCTATCTCGAAAACCCCACGACTTGGCTCCATCGCCTCGATCCCAGGATTAAACTGATCTGGTTGTTGAGTTTTTTGGCGATCCCAGTCCTTGCAAGTACCCCCTTTCGTCTCATTCTGGTGGGTTTTCTGATTGCCATTACCCTCACGACCTCGATTCCCCTGCGCGTACTGAAGCAACAACTGGGATGGTTACTGATGCTGGGGACTCTGATCGTCTTAATTACCATTGTTGCGCCTGATGGATTAACCGTTGTCCATCAACCCCGGTTACCTGCTATTGAGGACTCTTTCGCACAACCGACCTCCTATCGCTATACTCTGCTTACCCTTAATCTGGGATTTAGCCAGTTAATCATCACCCGTTTATCTCTCGATCTGGGATTACGCTTAGGAACATTAATCTTTACCGTTATTTATAGTACGGGTCTTTTTCTGCTCACTACCGCGCCAGAAGAGGTGACGGCTGCCCTGGAAACCTGGATGTCTCCCCTTAAACGCTGGGGAGTTCCGGTAACGGAAATCACTCTAACCCTGACGCTTTCCCTGCGGTTTATCGCCTTAGTCCTGGAAGAAGTGCAAAATTTAATCCGCTCTATTAATACTCGCGCCATTAATTGGAAGAAATTGGGATTAAAGCGATCTTCGCAAGTCTGGTTAATGGTGGTAGAACGATTGCTAGAAAACCTGCTGCTCAGAGCAGCTCAAATTGCCAGCGCGATGGAAGTGCGAGGCTTTACCCAACCCAATGAGCATAAAGTAGAATGGTATCAGTTCCAATGGCATATCTGGGATGGAGTTGCCCTAATCAGTTTGGTAGGGTTATGGGTAGCTCGTCTAGTCTGGGGACAAATGGGCTAAAGCATGGGGAGTGGGGAGTAGCAGTTAGGGTGGGTATAGGGGGGATTCATGAATCCCCTCTACAGATATAGCCCGAATGCGTAAGTCCTGCCTCATAAAGGAAGCAAAGCGCTATAAGTGACCATCTTTTGGTAGATTGACATACTCCCGTGCCTAAAGGCGAGGGGATTCTGGATTCAAGCAACAGATGCAGGCATAGCCCGTCTTACACTATCTAGCCCAACAGACAATGCCCTGCCTGTTTCCACTATTCTATCAAAAAGCCGTCCTCAAAGGACGGGGCTTTAAACCCAATTTTCTGGTAAAGTAGTTGAAAATTGCTATTCTTTTGTTCAAGGCGAACGGTTTGAGCAGTTATCCCCAAATTTTTTATCCCAGTGTTAATGTGAATGTCTGGCGAAATTTATCTGAGTCATCCTACATTTGGTTTGTTGTTTAGGGTTTGTGTAATAGAGGATCGTAAAGAACTCTTTACCACCCTGTATGCCCAACGATTATTTTTTATCGTGATCGCCAGTCCAGAGGGACTCAAATTTGAGTCGGTAACGCGAGGAGAAGCTCGGATCGTGTTAGAGAATCGTCTGCGATCACTGCGGCGGGAAGGTAAACTTTCCCTTTATGATGAGTTAATGGTGGTTCATAAGCGAACATTCCAATGACTGATTTACAGAACTCCATGGCGAATCGGATCGATCAAATTCGCTCAACTCTTCCGGATCGGGTGCGTCTAATTGCGGTGAGCAAAACGGTTGGGAGTGAACGAATTCGGGAAGCGTACAGAGCAGGAATCCGTGATTTTGGTGAAAGTCGCATCCCAGAAAGTCTTCAGAAACAGGAAGAACTGAAGGATTTAACAGATATTACGTGGCACTTGATTGGCCATTTACAAAGTAACAAGGCGAAAAAGGCGATCGCTAACTTTCCCTGGATTCATTCGGTAGATTCCCTAAAACTCGCCCAACAGCTTAACGAGTTAGCCGAGAACTTAGAGACGAAACCGAAAATTTGTCTGCAAGTGAAAATTGTCCCCGATCCGCAAAAATTTGGTTGGAGTGTCCCAGAACTGCTCAACGACTTGCCAGTTCTTGATCGGTGCGATCGCTTGGATATTCAAGGACTAATGTGTATTCCTCCCTTGGGACTCAATTCAGAACAGACTTATGAAGTTTTCCAACAAACCGCAGAATTAGCTGATAAAATTAAGCAGCAAGATTGGTCGAATCTTCAAATGCACCACCTATCCATGGGCATGTCAGCAGATTATCCTCTGGCGATCCAAGCAGGAGCAACCCTAATCCGTCTGGGAACGACCCTCTTTGGGCAACGAAATCCCTAGAAAATCTCAATATAGCGCTCCGCGCGGTAATCGGTCATTGGTCATTAGGAAAACCGTTTTCCCCTTAAAAGTCGCCCCCATTCAACCCATTGTCAGTATTCCCTCACCTTCATGGAAACCGCTCTAACCTCCGAATACTCGATCTTTGCTCAGACTGTGGATACAAGGAAGTTTAGAGTGACTAAGACTCTAGGGGGTAACGTTGGAGCGATCGCTGGCTGTGGAAAAGTCGCCCAATTCTGTGGAAAGAAGCAGACTAGATCCATCAATTTGCAATTGATGCAAGAAAATGGAAGCTTTCTTGCTAGACTGCATGGTGGGTAATTGAAGATCTCAGTACCAGGCTAAGGAGGTTCTATTAACCATGAATTTATTTTCCAAACTCAGAGACTTTGTAGGTCTGAATGAGCCTGTATATGATTACGGGTATGATGATGAGTTAGATGCTCAAGAGTATCAGAACATCTATAAAGAAGACAATCCCCAACCCGAAGTCGAGGAAGTACCTCAACCGAGAAGACGGTTGCGGGAACGCCCAGAAATGGGCATCGATCCACAAATACCAGGAGCAGCACCGATGAATAATGTGATTGGGATGCCTGGAGCAGCCAATTCTATGTCCGAAGTGGTGGTTATGGAACCCCGCTCATTTGAAGAAATGCCTCAAGCGATCCAAGCTTTGCGGGAAAGAAAATCAGTGGTCTTGAATTTAACGATGATGGACCCGGATCAGGCCCAACGTGCGGTGGATTTTGTGGCGGGTGGAACCTATGCGATCGATGGTCACCAAGAACGAATTGGTGAGAGCATTTTCTTATTCACACCAAGCTGTGTGAGTGTAAAAACGCAAATTGCTGGGATGCAAAACAACCCCCAGTCTCAAGTCCGTCCCGTTCGTCCGACCGCATCATCGCCTTCTCCGAATTGGACGGATAACCCAGCTCAAATGGCTTAGGAGTAAGAGGCAAGAGGCAAGCGGCAAGAGGCAAAAGGCAAGAGACAAAACGGGTTTTTCCGACTGCCGACTGCCGACTGCCGACTCCCCACTCCGTTGATAAAAATAATGGACAATAGATAAATTAGGAATTATGGTGCAACTGGGTATTATTGGGGGCGGGGTAATGGCGGAGGCTATTTTATCCCGTATTTTAGCGGAGAAGATTTATTTAGGAAGTCAGGTACTGGTGAGTGAACCGAGATCCGATCGCCGTCAGGAGTTAGTAGAGCGTTATGGAGTGCAGGTGACGGATAATAATCGGGCGGTGACAGAAGCAACGGAGATGGTGCTGTTAGCCATTAAACCCCAAGTGTTTGACAAAATCGCTACGGAGTTGTCCGGGGTAAAAATGCCGTTGTTGGTTTCTATTTTGGCTGGAGTTCCCATAAGTCGCCTGGAAGCGGCGTTTCTGGATACGGGTGTTATTCGTGTTATGCCCAATGCTCCGGCCACGGTGGGCGCGGGGATGAGTGCGATCGCCTCGGGTTCCCACATCACCCCCGCTCAGTTAGAGCAGACCAAAATCCTATTATCAGCCGTGGGGGAAGTGGTAGAAGTGCCGGAAACCTTGATGGATGCAGTAACTGGACTTTCGGGTTCCGGGCCCGCCTTTGTAGCCTTGACTATTGAGGCGTTATCAGATGGTGGAGTAGCCGCCGGACTGCCAAGGGCGATCGCGACGAAACTAGCTGTACAAACGGTTTTCGGGACAGCACGGATGCTCCAAGAAACCAATTTACATCCCGGAGAACTTAAGGATCGGGTGACCAGTCCTGGAGGAACCACGATCGCCGGAGTCCGGCAACTGGAGTTAGGCGGCCTGCGATCGGCTTTAATGGAGGCCGTTTTAGCGTCCTATGAGCGTTCCCAAGATCTGGGACGATAGAGGGAGATGGGGAGATGGAGATCCTCTATTACCGATTACCGATTACCCAGCGCGAAGCGCTATATTACAATCGCTCCATTGGCCTTGAGGGTGGAGATCGCTGCTTGAGTTAAGCCTTCAATTTCAGAAATATTCATCTCTGCATAGGGAGGTTCGACCCGCAGGGTTTTGATCAATGCTCCCTGATAAACATCCCAGAGTTTAATGGTCTCATCTTCGCTCCCACTGGCTAAGATTTGAGCATCGGCACTTAAGGAAATCGATCGCACCCCTTCGTTATGTCCAGTTAAGGTATGCAAGCAGTCCCCCGTACTCGTATTCCAGATTTTGATGGTGCGATCGCTACTTCCACTGGCTACAATCTCCCCGTTGTGGCTCATTGTCAACGCATGAACCCAATGATAATGAGCCGGTATAGTGTGCAAACACTCTCCCGTTTCCATATTCCAGAGCCGTACCGTAGTATCATCACTCCCACTGGCTAAAATTGAGCCTTGCAAACTCGTAGCTAGCGAACCCACCCAATCCTGATGACCCGTTAAAATTCTCACGCATTCCCCCGTTTGCAGATTCCAGAGACAAATGCTCATATCGTCGCTTCCCGTCGCCAGGAGTTCCCCATTACCACTGAACGCCACTGTGCGAGTCGGACGAGTATGGTCTGTAAACGTATACAAACACTCACCCGTACTAACACTCCAAACCTTAGCCGTTTGGTCGCCGCTTCCTGTGGCGACCAAGGTGCCATCTGGACTAAAGCGAACGCACCAAATAGCATCTTCATGACCGGTTAGCGTCCGGAGTATCTCCCCAGTACTTGCCTCCCATAACTTTACCGTGCGATCGCCGCTCGAACTGGCGACAACCTGACCATCTGGACTAAAATCAACCGACTGTACCGTAGAAGTGTGACCTTCCAAAGTTTTCAGGCATTTTCCGGTTTCCACGCACCAGAGTCGTACCCGGCGATCGAGACTGCCACTCGCTAATTGTTTCCCGTCGGGACTCAAGGCAACTCCCCACATCCAATTGGTATATCCCTGCCAAGTTTTTTGACACTTTCCTGTCCTCACATCCCATAATTTCACAAAATTATTTACGCTGCTACTCGCTAGGGTTTTCCCCCCATCGTGGGGATTAAAGACCACGTCCCAAATCCAATTGTTATGACCGTATAAAACATTCAACATTTCCCCCGTACCCACATCCCACACGACGATGGTCTTATCATCACTGCCACTGGCTAAAAGATTACCATTGGGACTGAAGGCTACGGAATGCACCCCATTCTGATGTCGGTGTAGCGTTTGCAGGCACTCCCCCGTGTCCACCTCCCAAAGCTTAACAGTACAATCATCACTGCTGCTAGCTAAAAGATGACCATTGGGGCTAAACGCCACTGACCAGACCCAGTTGTCGTGACCGGGCAAAACTTGCACTTCACCGGTTTCTAGATCCCACAGGCGGATGGTCATGTCATTACTGCTACTGGCAATCCGTTCACTATGGGGACTAAAGGCTACGCAATACACCCCTTCTGTATGACCGGTTAACGTATGCAGACATTGGGGAGTGTCTAAGTTTTCAAGGCTCCAGATTTTTACCAGGCGATCGGCGGCTCCTGTTGCCAGACGTTGACCGTCGGGACTGAAGACGACCGAGCGCACGGTTTCCTGATGGTCTTGTAAGGTGGCTAAACAGTTTCCATTGGCCAGATTCCAGAGTTTTACGGTTTGGTCAGCGCTTCCACTGGCTAAAAGGTTACCATCGGGACTGAAGGCAATGGAGCGCACCCAACCTTGATGAGCTTGAAGGGTTAAAAAGGGCTGACTGTCATCGAATCCCCAGAGGCGAATTGCCCCGTAGCCATCGCCAATGGCGACTAATCGTTCCTTAGGGCTAACGGCGAGACAGAAGACGGGGCCGAAGATATCGGTAAATACGGAACCGATAAAGTAACATCGGCTAAAGTCGGTGTGGTTGAGGCTGCGTCCTTTGAGGTAGGCTTGGCGGATGGGGAGTTGGGAAAAGTTGGTATGGGAGAGATTAATATTCAGTTGACAGAGGAGGTTGATCAGGTTGCCAGCGGCATATCCGAGGAATTTGGGGTTGGGGGATGGGGCGGAATTTCGCAATTTGTGTAAAAAGTGTTCGACCCAAGGGTGGGGATTTTGGGGATCGATGAGGGTTAGGAGGCGATCGGCAATGGGTTGGAGAATGAGGCGGATTTGGCTTTCGCGCACGTAGTCTTTGGCGGTGGCTTTGATCAGGGCGTGGCTGTTGAAGAGGTTGAGGTTTCCGGTGTGCAGTTCGGTGGAGATTTCTTGGATGAAGCGGTTGGTGAGATATTCCATCACTACGTTTTGCAGGGTGGTGGTGATGGGGGTAAGGCTGCTGGAAATGGATTCAATCAGCGATCGCCCCACTAAAGAGTATAGAATCTCAATCGTTTGCTGGCGATCAGGCTGTAGAGGTTGCGCCATCATGTCTTCTTGCAGGGTTTCTGGGGTGACGGGTTCCCGGTTGATGGCTAACCAATAGAGGATATGCTGTTCTGCCAGGGAGAGGCGCTGCCATTGGCGATCGAGGACTTCGCAGACATCCCCAATGGCGATCGCCTCCCCACGGTTTAAGTAGTCTGCCACATTGCCCCCATACAGCTCTTGAATGCGAGTGGCAATCAGTTTCAGCACCAGGGGATTACCATTACACGACTCGGTGAGTTGGCGATCAATTTCTGCGCTTGCGTCTAAACCCTTTTCCTTCAGAATCTCGGCAACCGCATCCTCATCCAACCCCTGCACTTTCCACACCCTCACCGGCAATTTTGTTCCTTGCAGCGCATTGATTGTCTTCGGTTTTTCCCGACTGGTGAGCATTAAGCACCCTTGATGGTACGTTTCCCCCAACCGCGTCAGGAAGTCGCCATAATCCTCATACCCTGGGCGATAGCGTCCCGATGTCGTCTGCGGTTGCAAAATTGCTTCCACATTATCAAACACGATCGCGCAACGATGTTCCTTGAGATAATCAATCAGTTGGGTAATGCGGCGATGGATCGGTAATTCCCCTGGGTTGTCGGCTTCATGGCTTAACACCTGGTTAATCTCGTCGAGCATCTCGCTCAGGGG
The Roseofilum reptotaenium CS-1145 genome window above contains:
- a CDS encoding element excision factor XisI family protein; the encoded protein is MDRLENYRHIIRTVLAEHLEWSKSRDIDETIAICDEETDNYLLMSVGWNGDRRIHGILAHLRIIDGLVHLEQNNVEYFAEDLVEQGIPEEVLVPAFCSPPTREAIAIPNDLRGV
- a CDS encoding DUF4926 domain-containing protein; the protein is MNLELYQEIALIQDVPKYEMYQGDIATLIDFIPHPDGGETGCILEVFNAVGESIKVITVPISAIKSLTRNDILTTRSLLTAS
- a CDS encoding cell division protein SepF produces the protein MNLFSKLRDFVGLNEPVYDYGYDDELDAQEYQNIYKEDNPQPEVEEVPQPRRRLRERPEMGIDPQIPGAAPMNNVIGMPGAANSMSEVVVMEPRSFEEMPQAIQALRERKSVVLNLTMMDPDQAQRAVDFVAGGTYAIDGHQERIGESIFLFTPSCVSVKTQIAGMQNNPQSQVRPVRPTASSPSPNWTDNPAQMA
- the proC gene encoding pyrroline-5-carboxylate reductase; this translates as MMVQLGIIGGGVMAEAILSRILAEKIYLGSQVLVSEPRSDRRQELVERYGVQVTDNNRAVTEATEMVLLAIKPQVFDKIATELSGVKMPLLVSILAGVPISRLEAAFLDTGVIRVMPNAPATVGAGMSAIASGSHITPAQLEQTKILLSAVGEVVEVPETLMDAVTGLSGSGPAFVALTIEALSDGGVAAGLPRAIATKLAVQTVFGTARMLQETNLHPGELKDRVTSPGGTTIAGVRQLELGGLRSALMEAVLASYERSQDLGR
- a CDS encoding element excision factor XisH family protein, translated to MPRRDRYHDIVRNALIKEGRTITHDPLILGDLEHRVYPDLGAEKRASDRQSINLAVEIKVFGNIGQISELEKAIGQYVLYRSILQRSRSTRQPYLAISSTIYQQLFQKTIIQNLIEDEKIRLIVFNPDLEEIEQWID
- the der gene encoding ribosome biogenesis GTPase Der, translated to MKLPIVAIIGRPNVGKSTLVNRLAKRQESIVFDEPGITRDRTYRYCYWRDRDFQVVDTGGLLFHDDTEFLPLIREQALLALAESSAAIFLVDGQTGPTPGDLEIAQWLHQQSIPVILAVNKCESPDQGLIQAAQFWELGLGEPYAISAIHGNGTGDLLDALLPHLPVMENWEESTETKIAIVGRPNVGKSSLLNAFLGEKRAIVSPISGTTRDAIDTVVEHESKTYRLIDTAGIRKKKNVEYGPEFFGINRAFKAIRRSDVVLLVIDAIDGVTEQDQKLANRITEDGRACVIVVNKWDQVEKDSYTILHYEQQVRDRLYFIDWSEMIFVSALTGQRVPKILKLVDNAVSEHKRRVSTSVVNEVLQEAISWHTPPTNRQGKQGKIYYGTQVSSQPPSFSIFVNDPKRLGENYRRYIEGQIRKQLGFTGTPIRLFWRGKKARELEATGANRAIRV
- a CDS encoding energy-coupling factor transporter transmembrane component T family protein, with amino-acid sequence MDLLRSLPIGLYLENPTTWLHRLDPRIKLIWLLSFLAIPVLASTPFRLILVGFLIAITLTTSIPLRVLKQQLGWLLMLGTLIVLITIVAPDGLTVVHQPRLPAIEDSFAQPTSYRYTLLTLNLGFSQLIITRLSLDLGLRLGTLIFTVIYSTGLFLLTTAPEEVTAALETWMSPLKRWGVPVTEITLTLTLSLRFIALVLEEVQNLIRSINTRAINWKKLGLKRSSQVWLMVVERLLENLLLRAAQIASAMEVRGFTQPNEHKVEWYQFQWHIWDGVALISLVGLWVARLVWGQMG
- the pipX gene encoding transcriptional coactivator PipX, with the protein product MSGEIYLSHPTFGLLFRVCVIEDRKELFTTLYAQRLFFIVIASPEGLKFESVTRGEARIVLENRLRSLRREGKLSLYDELMVVHKRTFQ
- a CDS encoding YggS family pyridoxal phosphate-dependent enzyme — translated: MTDLQNSMANRIDQIRSTLPDRVRLIAVSKTVGSERIREAYRAGIRDFGESRIPESLQKQEELKDLTDITWHLIGHLQSNKAKKAIANFPWIHSVDSLKLAQQLNELAENLETKPKICLQVKIVPDPQKFGWSVPELLNDLPVLDRCDRLDIQGLMCIPPLGLNSEQTYEVFQQTAELADKIKQQDWSNLQMHHLSMGMSADYPLAIQAGATLIRLGTTLFGQRNP
- a CDS encoding DUF6883 domain-containing protein; translated protein: MKIPEDAIIPDPKLTQYLLILKQRNDKSKYLAQGGFYLENWQDLKTAIQNFIKENEAKEDITDEYGTYYKVIGELEGVNYCKLLVVTIWLKRAIDSQFYFVTLKPYRE